Proteins encoded within one genomic window of Thunnus maccoyii chromosome 22, fThuMac1.1, whole genome shotgun sequence:
- the LOC121889700 gene encoding dickkopf-related protein 2-like, translating to MTSQLMLMVCLALLLFVFSRCGEARVRLNSIRTVILREGHALPVNRSAWEPSVDLTLYQCMSDLECSEGSYCHAPTKGPAHSRCQTCRRRKRRCHRDGMCCPGNRCSNNICVPDVNSFVSQRIPDTDGETSPLSKKKGWRKRGKMDIKGPSGKGQVGDPCLRSSDCSDSLCCARHFWTRICKPVLREGQVCTRHRRKGNHGLELFQRCPCGDGLSCRTLREPNAQPSSPSSSSSSSSSSSSSSSSLLAAAAKSKFAPSSRHSSPHTSPLSSSSSPSSSSAKSSSDVAKTRLHVCQRN from the exons ATGACCAGTCAGTTGATGCTGATGGTGTGTCTCGCGCTCCTTCTGTTCGTGTTTTCCCGCTGCGGGGAGGCGCGTGTCAGACTCAACTCCATCAGAACGGTGATCCTGCGGGAGGGTCACGCGCTGCCAGTGAACAGGAGCGCGTGGGAGCCGAGCGTGGACCTGACG ctctATCAGTGCATGAGCGACTTGGAGTGCAGCGAGGGGAGCTACTGCCACGCCCCCACCAAAGGCCCCGCCCACTCCCGCTGCCAAACCTGTCGCAGGAGAAAGAGGCGTTGTCATAGGGACGGCATGTGTTGTCCCGGCAACCGCTGTAGCAACA ATATCTGTGTTCCAGATGTGAATAGTTTTGTGTCTCAGAGGATCCCGGACACAGATGGAGAGACGAGTCCACTGTcgaaaaaaaaaggatggagaaagagagggaaaatgGACATCAAAGGGCCTTCTGGTAAAG GTCAGGTCGGGGATCCTTGTCTTCGCTCCTCCGACTGTTCGGACAGTTTGTGCTGCGCCCGTCACTTCTGGACTCGCATCTGCAAGCCGGTGTTGCGGGAGGGACAGGTTTGCACGCGACACCGCCGGAAGGGGAACCACGGCCTGGAGCTGTTCCAGCGCTGCCCCTGCGGTGACGGACTCAGCTGCCGCACGCTTCGGGAGCCCAATGCCCAGccttcatcaccatcatcatcatcatcatcatcatcatcatcgtcctCTTCGTCATCATCGCTACTCGCAGCGGCGGCAAAGTCCAAGTTTGCGCCGTCGTCTCGCCACTCCTCCCCTCACACGTCACCGCTGTCTTCATCCTCCTCGCCTTCATCGTCATCAGCAAAGTCATCGTCAGACGTGGCAAAGACGAGACTTCATGTGTGTCAGAGAAACTGA
- the aimp1b gene encoding aminoacyl tRNA synthase complex-interacting multifunctional protein 1 produces MDNADNLFHPSLAAALMKLDPEDGEKIMEYFKTHALLTREKALLQSSVREQKKLLVENAKLKKDIEQLRVQLQEKQRRRTAKALFSPAPPPSTRSPAPGAPSNQAPSPAGATAASPPSSSSHDRRERQSRRRKGERKARPDSLCLGAEPQVDVSRLDLRVGRILSVRRHPLAEMLSVQEVDVGENAPRTVVSKLQGKTDLEELQGGLAVLLCNVKACKLRGVVSQARLMCCSDSDDLIELLAPPTGSAPGDRVTFLNYPGEPDRELQSKQRVWELLKPDLQVDCKGVANYKGCGFEVKGKGLCRAPSLTNCIIR; encoded by the exons ATGGACAACGCCGACAACCTGTTTCATCCCAG cCTGGCAGCAGCTCTGATGAAGCTTGATCCAGAGGATGGCGAGAAGATCATGGAGTATTTTAAAACTCACGCCCTCCTGACGAGAGAGAAAGCAC ttctGCAGTCGTCAGTTCGAGAGCAGAAAAAGCTGCTGGTGGAAAACGCCAAACTGAAGAAAGACATCGAGCAGCTGAGAGTTCAGCTTCAGGAGAAACAGAGGAGACGCACTG ccAAAGCCTTGTTCTCGCCAGCTCCGCCTCCTTCGACTCGCAGCCCCGCCCCCGGCGCACCTTCCAATCAAGCTCCTTCCCCTGCTGGTGCGACAGctgcttctcctccctcctcttcatcacatgaccgcagagagagacagagcaggaggaggaaaggagagaggaagg ctcgcCCTGACTCTCTCTGCCTGGGGGCGGAGCCTCAGGTCGACGTGTCACGCCTGGACCTGAGAGTCGGGCGGATCCTCAGCGTCCGGCGCCACCCGCTGGCTGAGATGCTCTCCGTCCAGGAGGTGGATGTTGGAGAGAACGCCCCCCGCACGGTGGTCAGTAAGCTGCAAGGGAAAACAGACCTGGAGGAG CTCCAGGGTGGTCTTGCCGTGTTGCTATGCAACGTCAAGGCCTGTAAACTGAGGGGCGTGGTCTCTCAGGCTCGCCTCATGTGTTGCTCTGACTCTGATGACCTCATCGAGCTGCTGGCCCCGCCCACTGGATCCGCACCAGGGGACAGAGTCACTTTCCTCAACTACCCCG GTGAGCCggacagagagctgcagtcCAAGCAGAGGGTTTGGGAGCTTCTTAAGCCCGACCTGCAGGTGGACTGCAAGGGCGTGGCCAACTACAAAGGCTGCGGGTTCGAGGTGAAGGGGAAGGGGCTGTGCAGGGCCCCCTCCCTCACCAACTGCATCATCAGATAG
- the LOC121889754 gene encoding GTPase IMAP family member GIMD1-like isoform X2: protein MSLQYQNIDSFWHLVFSKYEIKGGQGFQTGTCSSGVSTTTECQLLRRNFPRYFRRQGAESDLTLRVIDTPPLLPRPQSVHELCPEGVHVVVLVLRADLPYLSAHLEQHVETLFGPEWRHHTLLVLTHADHLKEAELQPSVYLTQTTDSLRALAKKVAGGVSFLDNNCDWLSIRGRPLRDRLLRLSARNHHTALTVRTEVSLRL from the exons ATGTCTTTACAATATCAAAACATCGACTCTTTCTGGCATTTAGTATTTTCCAAATATGAGATAAAAG GCGGACAGGGATTCCAAACAGGCACCTGCAGTTCTGGCGTTTCCACGACGACAGAGTGCCAGCTCCTCAGGCGAAATTTCCCGAGGTATTTCAGAAGGCAGGGGGCGGAGTCTGACCTCACGCTGAGAGTGATTGACACGCCCCCTCTGCTGCCCAGACCACAGAGCGTGCATGAGCTCTGTCCTGAGGGCGTGCACGTGGTGGTGCTTGTATTGAGAGCTGATCTGCCGTACCTGAGCGCACACCTGGAGCAACACGTGgag ACTCTCTTCGGTCCAGAATGGCGTCACCACACCTTACTCGTCCTCACACATGCTGACCACTTGAAAGAGGCGGAGCTTCAACCGTCAGTCTACTTAACCCAGACAACTGATTCGCTGAGAGCTCTGGCTAAGAAGGTAGCGGGTGGGGTCTCTTTCTTGGACAACAACTGCGATTGGCTGTCGATCAGAGGACGACCGCTGAGAGACCGACTGCTCCGCCTCTCAGCCAGGAACCATCACACAGCTCTGACCGTCAGGACAGAGGTCTCACTCAGACTCTGA
- the LOC121889754 gene encoding GTPase IMAP family member GIMD1-like isoform X1 produces MDPNTEQSYHGNNPFSIISDGERKALTLNVLLLGDRQSGRSSVGNALIGGQGFQTGTCSSGVSTTTECQLLRRNFPRYFRRQGAESDLTLRVIDTPPLLPRPQSVHELCPEGVHVVVLVLRADLPYLSAHLEQHVETLFGPEWRHHTLLVLTHADHLKEAELQPSVYLTQTTDSLRALAKKVAGGVSFLDNNCDWLSIRGRPLRDRLLRLSARNHHTALTVRTEVSLRL; encoded by the exons ATGGATCCAAACACAGAACAgagttaccatggaaacaaccCCTTCAGCATCATCAGCGACGGCGAGCGGAAGGCGCTGACGCTGAACGTGCTGTTGCTCGGCGACAGGCAGAGTGGGAGGAGCTCTGTGGGGAatgctctgattg GCGGACAGGGATTCCAAACAGGCACCTGCAGTTCTGGCGTTTCCACGACGACAGAGTGCCAGCTCCTCAGGCGAAATTTCCCGAGGTATTTCAGAAGGCAGGGGGCGGAGTCTGACCTCACGCTGAGAGTGATTGACACGCCCCCTCTGCTGCCCAGACCACAGAGCGTGCATGAGCTCTGTCCTGAGGGCGTGCACGTGGTGGTGCTTGTATTGAGAGCTGATCTGCCGTACCTGAGCGCACACCTGGAGCAACACGTGgag ACTCTCTTCGGTCCAGAATGGCGTCACCACACCTTACTCGTCCTCACACATGCTGACCACTTGAAAGAGGCGGAGCTTCAACCGTCAGTCTACTTAACCCAGACAACTGATTCGCTGAGAGCTCTGGCTAAGAAGGTAGCGGGTGGGGTCTCTTTCTTGGACAACAACTGCGATTGGCTGTCGATCAGAGGACGACCGCTGAGAGACCGACTGCTCCGCCTCTCAGCCAGGAACCATCACACAGCTCTGACCGTCAGGACAGAGGTCTCACTCAGACTCTGA